One segment of Brassica napus cultivar Da-Ae chromosome C3, Da-Ae, whole genome shotgun sequence DNA contains the following:
- the LOC106358866 gene encoding integrin-linked protein kinase 1-like, with amino-acid sequence MVTRDEKHDTLLFTPATAVRYALDIARGMNYLHEIKGDPIIHRDLEPSNILRDDTGHLKVADFAVSKLVTVKEDKPLTFLDTSCRYIAPEVFTSDEYDTKADVFSFALIVQEMIEGRIPFAEKEDSEASEAYACKERPSFKAPSKHYPHGLKSLIEECWLDKPAKRPTFRAIIKRLESILHHMGHKRQWRIKPLTCFQKFEHKKKHNWDVSSADGSSSGSHL; translated from the exons ATGGTCACTAGAGACGAGAAACATGATACATTACTATTTACACCAGCTACCGCTGTTAGATACGCCCTTGATATTGCAAG GGGAATGAACTATCTACATGAGATCAAAGGAGACCCTATCATCCACCGAGATCTTGAACCTTC AAACATACTGCGGGATGATACAGGGCATCTGAAAGTTGCAGACTTTGCAGTAAGCAAGCTTGTTACTGTTAAAGAAGACAAGCCTTTGACATTTCTAGACACTTCTT GTCGATATATTGCTCCCGAGGTTTTCACCAGCGATGAATACGACACCAAGGCTGATGTTTTCTCCTTTGCATTGATAGTTCAAGAG ATGATCGAAGGAAGAATACCCTTTGCGGAAAAGGAAGACAGTGAAGCTTCAGAAGCTTATGCATGCAAAGAGCGTCCATCTTTCAAAGCTCCATCTAAGCATTACCCTCATGGACTTAAATC GTTGATAGAAGAATGCTGGTTAGATAAACCGGCCAAGCGACCGACTTTCAGAGCGATCATTAAACGGCTTGAGTCCATTCTTCACCATATGGGCCACAAGCGACAATGGagg ataaaGCCATTGACATGCTTTCAGAAGTTCGAGCACAAGAAGAAACATAATTGGGATGTTAGCAGCGCTGATGGCTCATCCTCGGGTTCACATTTGTGA